Proteins encoded in a region of the Corynebacterium breve genome:
- a CDS encoding alanine/glycine:cation symporter family protein — MVESLNSVLGAMSSFVWGPWLLIPLLLGTGLFLTFRLSGIQFRTLGRAMRHAFVDNDRESGEGDISNYQALTTALAATVGTGNIVGVATAISIGGPGALFWVWFTGLVGMASKYTEAYLGVRFRTTDANGEQAGGPQEYLRRGIPGPTGQILAFSFTVFAVIASFGIGNLTQGNSVAAGMEDTFGVDPWISGIIMFVAVGATLLGGIQAIGKITAAFVPLMIFVYVTGGLIALALMAGEIPAALGLIFTDAFTGTSAAGGFVGAAIMTVVRYGVARGIFSNESGMGSAAIAAAAAKTSHPTRQALVSMTQTFIDTMIVVSITGLVIVTSGVWDQGADHAATMTAAGFSSVLGEQWGGTIVSVSLIFFAFSTIIGWSYYGERSIISLLGQWASLPYRLFFTMVVFIGATTELELAWTFSDLANGLMALPNLIGLLILSGLVARETREYLKFDPKLNRSPEEVRAFVEKQQMDWK, encoded by the coding sequence ATGGTTGAGTCATTAAATAGCGTCTTGGGTGCCATGTCCTCCTTCGTGTGGGGACCGTGGCTTTTGATCCCACTTCTTTTGGGCACCGGTCTGTTCCTCACTTTCCGCCTGTCCGGCATCCAGTTCCGCACGCTGGGCCGCGCCATGCGCCACGCGTTTGTAGACAACGATCGCGAATCCGGCGAAGGCGATATCTCCAACTACCAGGCACTAACTACCGCACTCGCCGCCACCGTTGGTACCGGTAACATCGTCGGCGTTGCCACCGCAATCAGCATCGGTGGCCCAGGCGCACTGTTTTGGGTCTGGTTCACCGGCCTAGTCGGCATGGCCTCTAAGTACACCGAGGCGTATCTTGGTGTGCGCTTCCGCACCACCGATGCCAACGGCGAACAGGCTGGCGGCCCGCAGGAGTACCTGCGTCGCGGCATTCCTGGCCCAACCGGCCAGATCCTCGCTTTTTCCTTCACCGTCTTCGCCGTCATCGCCTCGTTTGGCATCGGCAACTTGACTCAGGGCAACTCCGTGGCAGCGGGCATGGAAGACACGTTCGGCGTCGATCCATGGATCTCCGGCATTATCATGTTCGTCGCTGTCGGCGCGACCTTGCTCGGTGGAATCCAGGCGATCGGTAAAATCACCGCTGCGTTCGTACCACTGATGATCTTCGTTTACGTCACCGGTGGCCTCATCGCGCTGGCCCTGATGGCAGGAGAAATCCCGGCCGCCCTGGGACTCATCTTCACCGACGCATTCACTGGAACCTCCGCTGCTGGAGGCTTCGTCGGAGCCGCCATCATGACCGTTGTTCGCTACGGTGTCGCCCGCGGTATCTTCTCCAACGAATCCGGCATGGGTTCCGCTGCGATCGCTGCAGCCGCTGCGAAGACTTCCCACCCCACCCGCCAGGCGTTGGTCTCCATGACCCAGACCTTCATCGACACCATGATCGTCGTCTCCATCACCGGCCTAGTCATCGTCACCTCCGGCGTCTGGGATCAGGGCGCCGACCACGCTGCAACGATGACCGCGGCAGGCTTCTCTTCCGTCCTCGGCGAGCAATGGGGCGGAACCATCGTCTCCGTCTCGCTGATCTTCTTCGCGTTTTCCACCATCATCGGCTGGTCATACTACGGCGAGCGTTCCATCATCTCCCTGCTGGGTCAGTGGGCATCCCTGCCGTACCGCCTGTTCTTCACCATGGTCGTTTTCATCGGCGCAACCACCGAGCTCGAGCTCGCTTGGACCTTCTCCGACTTGGCAAACGGCCTCATGGCACTGCCAAACCTCATCGGTCTCCTGATCCTTTCTGGATTGGTCGCCCGCGAAACCCGCGAGTACCTCAAGTTCGACCCGAAGCTCAACCGCTCCCCTGAAGAGGTCCGCGCGTTCGTCGAAAAGCAGCAGATGGACTGGAAGTAA
- a CDS encoding fluoride efflux transporter family protein, which translates to MINAQAKEGLLVGAGAALGALARYGLSLFSAPLIDDLWATLTINILGCFAMGLLRPGAFWGTGVLGGFTTFSAMALVASQSSAPSAASIVILTFVACTGAFLLGDEAYRRGRTL; encoded by the coding sequence GTGATCAACGCCCAAGCAAAAGAAGGCCTGCTCGTAGGTGCCGGCGCCGCTCTCGGCGCCTTGGCACGCTACGGGCTTTCTTTATTCTCCGCCCCGCTTATCGACGACCTCTGGGCCACGCTCACCATCAACATCCTCGGCTGCTTCGCCATGGGGCTGCTGCGCCCCGGCGCTTTTTGGGGCACCGGAGTCCTCGGCGGCTTTACAACTTTCTCCGCCATGGCGCTCGTCGCCTCCCAATCAAGCGCACCGAGCGCCGCGAGCATCGTGATATTGACGTTTGTTGCCTGCACAGGCGCATTTTTGCTTGGCGACGAAGCCTACCGCCGAGGCAGGACCCTATGA
- a CDS encoding FluC/FEX family fluoride channel, protein MTAVLAVVTVVAGGFLGGLGRWALAKIPGEFVGTWTANMVACVILGVAITGPGIVPLALGTGCAGALSTWSTLAKQFGELVLARRWTMLATYFVATMAVGMVAAWRGTIWGARIWGYL, encoded by the coding sequence ATGACCGCGGTGCTGGCCGTTGTCACGGTGGTCGCCGGCGGGTTCCTCGGAGGTTTAGGACGCTGGGCGTTGGCGAAGATCCCCGGTGAGTTCGTCGGAACCTGGACAGCAAACATGGTGGCCTGCGTAATCCTCGGTGTGGCAATCACCGGGCCCGGAATAGTCCCACTGGCGCTGGGGACAGGTTGCGCAGGCGCGCTGTCCACGTGGTCAACGCTTGCCAAGCAGTTCGGTGAATTGGTTCTTGCCCGTCGATGGACAATGCTTGCCACCTACTTTGTTGCGACGATGGCCGTCGGCATGGTTGCGGCATGGCGTGGGACGATTTGGGGCGCACGAATTTGGGGCTACCTGTAG
- a CDS encoding ABC transporter permease produces the protein MASTMRKVSLRNIAAHKLRLALTVLAVVLGTAFIAGSFMFTNSLSNTFDSAVNNAYKGVDVVVEPGQGNPGVPRDVVDQVIADPEVANVNIAGSTTVVVANEDREAFQTGGGASTVTTYYSGDAVVGKAVELVEGSAPAGPEEVIANKKAADKFDLSVGQRIIIVDPATQREATVVGLYDDDLDQGSSLNLRMAEPDYIEAFTDGIFLPSLSVAAAEGTEAEELVTHLSQAYPDMRVETGQKLADDASKSIEEALSFVNYFLIAFGLVGLLVGTFLIANTFSMIVAQRSKEFALLRALGAAKGQITRSVVGESIIVGLIGSALGVAAGVGLVAGIKMLLAAFGTPLPDSGLGLSTSAVAVPMVVGTLVTVISAWTPARRAGQVEPVEAMRSTESSSPQPLKKRTIFGIVLIAVGVALTAGAMFWEDGSTGNRASLIGVATVAVVIGVFLAGPALSLPLVPTFGALIGLPFRAVGRLAATNSKRNPRRTSATAFALTLGIALVTAIGMFGATTKASISSLVENDISADYVLSGPDSGGFPVPNDVPEAIRGTSGVDNVVFYAQAPVAVNGQFAYQAGPHSTTDVMSGDPSQLIALEVEEGTADLTGNTIIAPRGVADAQGWNVGDTVELSAPAVSTETLQLTVGGIFTESPVFPSYLVSYDAVQELVRPQMSSIMMVGVNNDGSVDDDTLRANLEAAVKDFIVVQVRSTEEMSGLASVAVDQMLSILYALLALAIVIAILGIVNTLTLSVIERRQEIGMLRAVGTQRRQIQTMIILESVQIAVFGTVIGMAIGLGLGWAFLTVLGDSGLETITIPWTLLVIMLIGSVAIGVLAALWPARRAAKTPPLDAIAD, from the coding sequence ATTGCGGCACATAAGCTTCGCCTGGCATTGACCGTCCTCGCCGTGGTGTTGGGCACGGCGTTTATCGCCGGCTCGTTCATGTTTACAAATTCCTTGTCGAACACTTTCGACTCGGCCGTAAACAATGCGTACAAGGGCGTCGATGTCGTGGTGGAGCCTGGACAGGGCAATCCGGGAGTGCCCCGCGATGTTGTCGACCAAGTGATTGCCGATCCCGAGGTTGCAAATGTCAACATTGCTGGGTCGACCACGGTCGTTGTGGCCAACGAGGACCGCGAAGCTTTCCAAACCGGCGGTGGCGCTTCGACGGTGACAACGTATTATTCCGGTGACGCGGTCGTCGGTAAGGCTGTCGAGTTGGTTGAAGGCAGCGCTCCAGCCGGCCCTGAAGAGGTTATTGCGAACAAGAAGGCCGCAGACAAGTTTGATCTCAGTGTTGGCCAGCGCATCATCATCGTTGATCCGGCGACGCAACGCGAGGCCACTGTTGTCGGGCTTTACGACGATGACCTGGACCAAGGCAGCTCGCTGAATTTACGCATGGCTGAGCCGGACTACATCGAAGCGTTTACCGACGGAATTTTCTTACCGTCGTTGTCGGTTGCTGCCGCGGAGGGCACCGAGGCGGAAGAGCTGGTGACGCATTTGTCACAGGCCTACCCCGATATGCGCGTGGAAACTGGCCAAAAGCTAGCCGACGATGCTTCGAAATCCATCGAAGAGGCGCTGAGTTTTGTCAACTACTTCTTGATTGCGTTCGGCCTCGTTGGCTTGCTGGTGGGAACGTTCTTGATCGCGAATACATTCTCGATGATCGTTGCGCAGCGATCCAAAGAATTTGCTCTGTTGCGTGCACTGGGTGCTGCGAAAGGCCAGATTACGCGTTCGGTGGTGGGGGAATCCATCATCGTGGGCTTGATTGGCTCAGCGCTCGGCGTGGCTGCTGGTGTGGGACTTGTGGCCGGCATCAAAATGCTGCTCGCCGCTTTCGGAACCCCACTGCCTGATTCCGGGTTGGGATTATCCACTAGCGCGGTTGCTGTGCCGATGGTGGTAGGCACTCTTGTCACAGTGATTTCGGCTTGGACCCCTGCGCGCCGTGCTGGCCAAGTCGAGCCCGTTGAGGCTATGCGATCGACCGAATCTTCATCGCCGCAGCCGTTGAAAAAGCGCACCATCTTCGGCATCGTGCTCATCGCAGTCGGCGTAGCACTGACCGCCGGGGCGATGTTCTGGGAAGACGGTTCGACTGGGAACCGCGCTTCACTCATTGGTGTGGCTACTGTCGCGGTAGTTATTGGCGTTTTCCTCGCGGGTCCTGCGCTCTCGCTGCCGCTGGTGCCGACGTTTGGTGCGCTAATCGGTTTGCCTTTCCGCGCGGTCGGCCGATTGGCTGCGACCAACTCCAAGCGCAATCCACGGCGCACTTCAGCCACAGCTTTCGCGTTGACATTGGGCATCGCTTTGGTCACCGCGATCGGCATGTTCGGCGCGACGACAAAAGCCTCGATCTCCAGTCTCGTAGAAAACGACATCAGCGCCGATTATGTTCTATCTGGCCCTGATTCCGGCGGGTTCCCTGTGCCCAACGACGTGCCGGAAGCAATCCGCGGGACCAGTGGCGTGGACAACGTCGTGTTTTACGCACAGGCCCCAGTGGCTGTCAATGGACAATTTGCCTACCAAGCTGGACCCCACAGCACCACAGACGTGATGAGCGGGGACCCGAGCCAACTGATTGCCCTAGAAGTCGAAGAAGGCACGGCGGACCTCACAGGCAACACAATCATTGCTCCGCGTGGAGTGGCAGATGCCCAAGGCTGGAACGTGGGCGACACCGTAGAGCTTTCCGCCCCCGCAGTGAGCACGGAAACATTGCAGCTCACCGTTGGCGGCATCTTCACCGAATCTCCGGTATTTCCGAGCTACCTGGTGTCCTACGATGCAGTTCAGGAACTAGTGCGGCCGCAAATGTCGTCGATCATGATGGTCGGAGTGAACAATGACGGCAGCGTCGACGACGATACTTTGCGCGCAAACCTCGAGGCTGCGGTGAAGGATTTCATCGTGGTGCAGGTACGCAGCACCGAGGAAATGTCCGGCTTGGCGTCAGTAGCGGTCGACCAAATGCTGTCGATTCTGTATGCGCTGCTAGCGTTAGCAATCGTCATCGCGATCCTAGGCATCGTCAACACCCTGACCCTTTCGGTGATTGAGCGACGCCAAGAAATCGGCATGCTACGGGCAGTAGGAACTCAGCGCAGGCAGATCCAGACGATGATTATCCTTGAATCCGTCCAGATCGCGGTATTCGGTACCGTCATCGGCATGGCAATCGGGCTCGGCTTGGGGTGGGCCTTCCTCACCGTCCTAGGCGATTCTGGCCTTGAAACCATCACGATTCCATGGACCCTATTGGTCATAATGCTGATTGGTTCGGTGGCAATCGGAGTACTCGCGGCGCTGTGGCCGGCGCGTCGCGCAGCCAAAACTCCGCCACTGGACGCGATTGCTGACTAA